One window of the Mixophyes fleayi isolate aMixFle1 chromosome 6, aMixFle1.hap1, whole genome shotgun sequence genome contains the following:
- the LOC142160673 gene encoding alpha-2-macroglobulin-like protein 1, translating into MALPPPESDSNDVVRKLFPETWLWTLISIGKSGHLAIPLTVPDTITQFNARVFCMGDIGFGLSPQVSLTVFKLFFVELSLPYSIVQGETFNLKASVFNYLKQCLKVQVTLLKSPDFTVELCQDCTYSLCVCANQVVTFNWIFTAKKIGLVDITVRAEAVTSQDLCEGMKPYVPPSGKLDVLQRKLLVKGTQMDLRPNLYEALSELMAGFWRKHSVRVCFAVQSF; encoded by the exons ATGGCGCTTCCACCTCCCGAGTCAGACAGCAATGACGTGGTTAGAAAGTTGTTCCCTGAAACTTGGCTGTGGACTCTCATATCCATTGG TAAATCTGGTCATTTAGCCATCCCGCTGACCGTCCCAGACACCATCACACAGTTTAATGCCAGAGTCTTCTGCATGGGGGACATTGGTTTTGGGCTCTCCCCACAAGTGTCCCTGACCGTCTTCAAATTGTTCTTTGTGGAGCTCTCCCTGCCTTACTCCATCGTCCAAGGAGAGACATTCAACCTGAAAGCCTCCGTCTTCAATTATCTGAAGCAGTGTTTGAAG GTCCAGGTAACACTGCTCAAGTCTCCGGATTTCACAGTGGAATTGTGCCAGGACTGTACATACTCCCTATGTGTCTGTGCCAATCAAGTAGTGACCTTCAACTGGATTTTCACAGCCAAAAAAATAg GCTTGGTGGACATCACTGTGAGAGCCGAAGCAGTGACCAGCCAAGATCTCTGCGAAGGAATGAAACCATATGTGCCCCCTAGTGGAAAGTTGGACGTATTGCAAAGAAAACTTTTAGTCAAA GGTACACAAATGGACTTGCGTCCAAATCTATATGAGGCCCTCAGTGAGCTGATGGCAGGTTTTTGGAGGAAGCACAGTGTCAGAGTTTGTTTTGCAGTACAGTCTTTTTAA